CACCTTTgaatttctaataaatttgtcactACGCCTCCAAGACTCAGTTCTGACATAATTCACGAGACCCTGTCCATCCCCTACATTCTCCTTTGGAGCTAGGGAGATAACATTAACATTTACAGGGTTAGCATCTGCACTCATAGATATGGTTTTGGCACTCACAGGGGTATAAGGTGGTGGGGTGGTTTCGAATTCTGGACAATTTGGCTTTATGTGCCCAGGCATTCCACATTGGTAACAGGTAACCGGCCTTCCTTTAGCGTAAGAGGTTTTGAACTCTAGGCTCCCATGAGCTTTTTTATCCACGCTGGGGTTAGATTTACTCCTAGACCCTTCCTTTCTTTTAAACTGGGGTGAATAGTGATTACTCTTTCCCAGGGGCTTACTTCTTTCATGACAATTTCAGTGCAATTTCAGCAGCTTGCAAAACACAATTGGGCTTTCCATCGCATATAGCATCCCAGATCTCATCTAGCACCAAATTTAACATTTGTTCAAGTGTAATTCATTGCATTAACTATTCAAAATTACCCAAAGCTTTCTCAGCAGTAATTCACTTACTGACAAAATCTAACAGTTTATGAGCACATTCCACATAAGAAAAaacattagacattttaaaatttctaaatttcaACCTGTAAGTTTCAGAGGTAaccttaaaatgttttaatacagtatatttatattttacataattcAAGGCTTCATCCATACCCATTTCATTGAACACTTCCCTGGCTTTCCCAGTTAATCTGGTCAGCAGGACAGGCATACGCTGAGCCTCTGGGATATGGTGAATTTCACATAGATGTTCAAAGATAGACAGAAATTCCTCTATGTCCTCATTATCTTTGTAAATGGGGCAAGTTCTTACCCAATTTTTGTTGTCCAGAGGGGATGGAGTTGCAGGTTGTGTTAGCTTTTTCTGCTCTTCTAACACCTGGAGCTGAAGTCTGGCAGATTCCTGTTGCATCTGGTGAGCCTTCTCAGCAGCTAGCCATTCTATATGCTTTAAATGGacctttttccattttattaatCCTTTCTTTAGCCTCTTTTTCCATTTAGCTATCTTTTGCTTCTCCAGTAAACAAAGATCCATACGCTTCTGTTCAAATTCAAGTTGTTGTTTGTTTCTTATTGCAAGCATTCTCACTGGGTCTGCTTCCTGATCATTTGCCATTAGCAGATTTTTCAGTTCTtgatctggatttttttccttaaaagacAACCCTTTCTGTAAGCACAAATCTTCAAGGCTTTTTCTACAAAGTGCTTCATATGATTGTTGCACACTCATTGTAACTGATTTTTAACCCTTAAACTCTCTaatatcaaaattaatttttttgacaaGCATGaggttctgatccaaaaaccCAATTAACCTGTGATAATGTGTATCTTGCCGACTACACTACTGTGActggggtcctagtggggagccagctctggtcactcaattagggtgaactgcaaagaatggggcagccaaaccccaAAAAGCAgatggatattccaatacttagattcaccaaaccagcatAAAACAACTTCTTTATTAACCTTACTGgctactcagaagtccaaacaacacagttccattaaagtgatccagcctcaggcctccatccaggtacccaagtcaaataaGATGAATATTTCTGTAACTCTTATTccatcatataaaataaaaggttctaccaatcccaaaggatcagatgcattacctcccaggttaatgaatgtttcagatct
This DNA window, taken from Dermochelys coriacea isolate rDerCor1 chromosome 6, rDerCor1.pri.v4, whole genome shotgun sequence, encodes the following:
- the LOC122460798 gene encoding uncharacterized protein LOC122460798, which codes for MSVQQSYEALCRKSLEDLCLQKGLSFKEKNPDQELKNLLMANDQEADPVRMLAIRNKQQLEFEQKRMDLCLLEKQKIAKWKKRLKKGLIKWKKVHLKHIEWLAAEKAHQMQQESARLQLQVLEEQKKLTQPATPSPLDNKNWDIEEFLSIFEHLCEIHHIPEAQRMPVLLTRLTGKAREVFNEMGMDEALNYVKYKYTVLKHFKVTSETYRLKFRNFKMSNVFSYVECAHKLLDFVSK